The stretch of DNA attttttctcccgccgcagttggtctcgttggttaaatttatggtcaaagttggacctcgggaagcgcgggcgcactatattttggaacggagggagtatgacaCAGCACAGTGTTATATTGTTTTCGGTTTAATACAATAGCCATCTCACAAAATGGCACCTGGATAGGTAATATTTTGGCCTGATTACTGAAGCTTCCCTCAGATGGTAATGCAACTTACTTGGCCATCATGACTTTAACAAATTCATCATAGTTGATCTGGCCATCACCATCAACATCAGCCTCACGGACCATCTCGTCAACCTCCTCATCAGTCAACTTCTCACCAAGGTTGGTCATGACATGGCGCAGTTCAGCAGCAGAGATAAAACCATTTTGATCCTTGTCAAACACACGGAATGCCTCCTTGAGTTCTTCCTCAGAATCAGTGTCCTTCATCTTGCGGGCCATAAGGTTGAGGAATTCAGGGAAATCAATTGTTCCATTGCCGTCAGCATCCACCTCATTGATCATGTCTTGAAGCTCTGCCTCAGTGGGATTCTGCCCCAGGGAACGCATGACAGTTCCCAGCTCCTTGGTGGTAATGCAACCTGGAAAGGAGACGATCTATGTTATTCAAGTCCAGGTGTTCAGCTCTCAGGTATCCTGTGTAATGTTTAAGATCATCAATTCTTGTGCAGGTGCATAATAAACAAATAAAACAAAAGGATATAATACTAAAAATAAACCTTGCTTACACTCACTAGACATAAACTAGTATTCGCTAAGCCAAAGATACAAGTCGTGATGGCTATCAAATTAGTAAGTGGAGGCTCCATCTATTTCTTCCACGGAAAAAATTATGGAGCTAACGTTCAGGATCTAATAACCCTCGGGCACAACGGCCGCGAAACCACTTGATCCGGACATCCATTAGTGGATGATTATGATGAGTGAGCATGTGATGACGTCACATTGAGCAGGGCTACGCCGCAGCAGTCGCGCAGTAGTGCCGTCCTTTCTTTTATAAAGCTCTTGCCTGTGTCAAGGCTCAGACTGTATGTTGTTACATGAATCTTTCCAACAATGCATAGTTTTGCCACACAAAAGTGATACCATTggattactagttaaaactattTTCATGTTGGTCATAATTCTGTACTTATGAGCATGATGATTAAGTCCAATTTTGGAGACCATTAGTCTTATTTCCATCTAGCTAACAATGTGCGAACCCACAACAACTCAAGATATTCCAACGATTGTCAGGTAAATCACCGTTTTGTCTTCTGTTGACCTAAAATCAGGAGCAACTAGCATACCATGCCCCTTGGATTGATTCAGGCAGCTATCCTCCACAGAGCTGCCACTTGATATAAGTTAGTTATCTGATGCGTGGTGCCAAACTATCATGTCCATGCTTTTATTTTCAGTCTCAACTTGATTGTCAGCAAACACATACTTGTGGAACTATTAACTCAATAATGAACAGCGTAACATACTGTGTTGGTGTGTTTGGTCTTTGGGCCATGTTGGCATGGCACCAATGACTTACTATCTGCATAATATGTTTGCTAACAAGGAAACTGAACCTTTCAAATAAAATACTTTCAACAACTGTCAGGATAAACCCCACTAACAAATAGTAAAAGAAAAAACAACCTTCAAAAACTTGATAAAGCACATACATTAGGTATAAAGTTATTTAGTGGTAATAATTAACTTCAAATCCTACCTAGGTTGAATTCATTAGTTCTCCACTTATTGAATTTGCTATCAGAGAGTATCTGCAGAACGAAAAGGAAAACACTTCCCGCAGATCATGATAGGTAAGCAACAAAAGTGAGTCCTTCATTCAATTTATCAATTGATATTAGTCCTCCTGATGGTAATGTTCAGTGATGACAAAGCTATGCACGTAATAGAGGCATGTTGCAGCAGCAGCCAGTTTTGCAGCGAATAGATTCAGAACATCCTCAACTGCTTTACAGTTTACCTTCTCAGTGACAGAATCTGTACAACTTTCGCTTGTAATTTCCTGATTTACCCTATCTAGTTGATAGCTCTCCAACAACAACTTATGGACCACTCCCAGTTATACATCTAAGGCTCTAACTCTGAAACAACCAGATTATAATTAATGAGTGCATGTTGTGTGACCTCAAAGCAAAGAGAAGCGCTCTTTGGATAACACTATCATCCAATGCAAACTACGACGTACAATTTTGCGAGAGTTAAATCATAGCAAACTAACGCGAATGAATCTAGACTCCACAGAGTGCATTTTCTATTATTTAGCCATTTAAGCTCTAGAGAGATTATTCCCTTGCGCTGCAACAAACTGGAGCCCTTAATATACAATTGAAGAAACATGATAGTGAGATGAACGCAATGATTCCACCAACAAATCCAACGAAATCACGGCCTATGGGTGACGAATCAAAACTCGGCAGACCTCTATCCGTTGGCACGAACTGATGATGGATCAAGCGATCAGTTATAGTTTACCCCCAATCAAGCTACGCCACTCTCTAAGATCCAAAAGTGACAAGCAGTCAAGCATTGCCGGCAGGTCCGTAGACTCCAAACGGATCTCAAGAAATCAAAATAGATGGGGATTCAAAAGGAAGGCGTGCAGACCAGGAATCGAGATCCGCGATCCCTCAAAACCGAGAACGATCCAACAGATAGTTCCTGGTCGCTCGTTAACCAATACTGACAAAGCAAACAGATCAAGAAGACGCATAATCTcttcagagagagagagagagaagagggagTACCGTCCCCATCCTTGTCGAAGAGGCTGAAAGCCTCCTTGAATTCGGCGATCTGGTCGTCGGTGAGCTGGTCCGCCATTGGCCGCAAGTCGGGTCGGAGATGGCGAGGGGGGGAGGGAGGAAGGTGGCGATGCGAATGAGCGTTCTTGTGGGTAGGAGAAGACTTCCCCTGGTTCGGTCGTCAACTTGGGCACGTTCAATTGCCCAAGTGGCTCGTTTTTTCTTTTACTCCTTTTTTTTTCTAAGCAGGATTACCCGTGGGTTGCAATGATGGCATAATATTCTCTCGTAACAATGTGTCGCTGCGGTGCCACCACGCTACGAGCCAGcgctgttggcgccggatcagcACTTGCTACTATCTTTTTTCTTATTAGAAAAAATACCCGTGCGTTGTAACAAGAGACACATTATCATGGCAATGAAACCAGCGGTTGAAGAAAAAAATAATAATGTGTATTTTGGCAACATGAAAACGCTATCATTTATTGCCTAAGATTATACTTAGGATATGCCTCGGCTGTGTCGTGAAGCCCGACCGTCCAACACCATATGGCAGCCTCGGTTTGCGTGTGGCTTACAAGCATTGTCGGCTTAGGGGAGCACATAACGGTGCGAGGGCCTCCTTGTCCAGCCGTGTGAGCATCTAGTCTAGGGCATCCTTTTTGACCACATCAGGACCTGTGGGCAGCTGAGGGCTTCAcgatctactccctccgtttctaaatatattTCTTTCTAGAGATTTTAATATAGACTACATACAAATGTATGTAGATGTATTTTACAGTGTATATTCACTCATTTTACTTTGTACGTAGTTATATTAAAATCTTTAAAAAAGAATTCAGGAACGAAGAGAATAGTAGATAGTAAATGTATTTAAAGAATTTCAACATATCATGACATATGATGCTATTAGCAAAAAATCAGTCAGCCAATGTTGTCACATGTACGCATATGTATATTGCGCTTTTTGCATAATTTCAAATATCCTACATGTCGTTACTGATCACCTTTTTTTTCTTTGATTCTACACAGTTCTATAAAAATTAATATGGTTTCCTATACATAATTTTATAGAGTTCAAATCGAGTAGCACTTTTCTCCCAAATTGCTTTTAATTTTCACATTAATCATGGTTTCCAATCAAAATTTAAAATATATTATTACTAAGAAAATTTGAGAGGTAAATAATGCATGTGGAAATACCAATAAATTAAGTGCATCTTCGTGCGTGGATTTCTTACATAattaagagggtgcttggatccaaggaactatttttagtctgactaaaaatagtctcttttagaggctaaagttccaagcacccctgattAAAGAGAGGCTAGAACTAGTCTTGAGGCTAAAATTTTTTAGTCACAGGAAACCTACTAAAATATGTATTAgccctctctctcctcatttaatgcctctcctttaacacatgcgagttctggattggagggtttggaggataataaatgctcaataacttgattttagtctctttagtatttggatccaagcatgtgTGAGGCTAGtaagttttagtcccactacttttagtcatgggactaaaacgtatccaagcaccctctaaaaCAGCAATCtatatatgttggggaacgtagtaatttcaaaaaatttcctacgcacacgcaa from Triticum urartu cultivar G1812 unplaced genomic scaffold, Tu2.1 TuUngrouped_contig_5469, whole genome shotgun sequence encodes:
- the LOC125529266 gene encoding calmodulin-3 gives rise to the protein MADQLTDDQIAEFKEAFSLFDKDGDGCITTKELGTVMRSLGQNPTEAELQDMINEVDADGNGTIDFPEFLNLMARKMKDTDSEEELKEAFRVFDKDQNGFISAAELRHVMTNLGEKLTDEEVDEMVREADVDGDGQINYDEFVKVMMAK